The DNA region CTCTGATTTGCTTCATCACCAGATTTGATTCTTTCCacattgtttacaaacaaaggaattctgctaaaaaaaaaacgcacattTTCCAGTGATTGATGTTTTGCCTGCAGATGTGTTAGTGAGAGCAGAATTCATCTCGAAAATCATGAGATAGTAGCGGCTCTCTCTAGCTCTCTTTTTAGAGTTTTTCTCTCTATGGGAACAAGGTTAAATGGACACAAAGTGATTTGTTAACATTTTTCCGACTCTCCctgcaaacgtcaaaccatacaaagTTGCTGTCGGATCTTTTCCGCGAAGAATTTTCGTTAAGAATTTCGTTCTCACTAATACATTTTCAGGAAAGGCCTCATTCGCCGTTAAACTGTCACGTTTTGTAATCGTTGAAAGTTGGTAAACATTCACATGTTGTATAACAAGCGAACCAATCAgagcaaaacttaaaaaaatctcactAAGAGAAACATAACTGAGAGAAAACGATAGAGAGAAAATGAACGAACTTCGCATTCTTTTTAGTGAGATATCGGAAAAACGAAAGAAAGATTTGTTTTGAGtagctcaaataaaaatgaAGCTTAAATATTCTTTAACAATTCGAAGTGAAGTTTGAAATTCTGTCAaaccattttaattatttgattgcCTCGCGTAAATTTAAATTCATCTTTTTCACTCAACTGAGTGTCGCACTTCTCACTCACACAACcctttctttttcttcttcttttcacgCAAAATGGGGGAggatgaaaataaattaaaaatccgCGCTCGGAGGTAGAGAACACGCTTCCGCAACTCCACAGCAACGCTCCGTACTTACACGCTAAAAAATATTCTCTCACCCACTCACTCACACTCACTCAAATCTCATCCCGACTCGGTTATCGCTTGTGCGGATGATCCGCCAGCGTCTTCTGGCCCTCGGCGCTCTTCAGAAACACCGACACCTCGCTGTGGTCAATGTTCGGATCGTACGACTGCTCGTCCTGGTGGAACCCGCCCTGCTGGGGCTGCTCGATCGCCGACAGAATCGACTGGAGCAGTCCCTCGGACAGGATCTGCTCGTGCGGGGCCGATCCGCTACCATGACCGGATCCGAGCGGATCCGCCGACTGGAACTGCAGCTGGTAGGTGCCGTGCTGTCCGGTGACGGGGATTGTCAGACTTTGCGACTTTTGCGCGGACACCAGCTCGAGACCGCTGATTCCGCCGTCCAGTCCCGGAAGGCTTGAGGTTGAAACCTGGTGCTGGTGCTCGCTGGACTGGTGAAGCTGGTGACCGGTGCGGTACTCGCCGGAGGCTGGCGGTCCGTAGCTGCTGTCGAGGCTGTTGGACACGTCACTGCTGCTGAAGGAGGCGGATCCGGAAGAGGTCGCGCCAAAGTCCTGCGGACCGTGGCCGCAGTCGGTTGCCAGCGAGACGATTTCGCTCTGCTGCTGGTGGTAGCGAGGCTCTTGGATCTGATGCTGCGCTTCCGGTAGTTGGTGCTGGGTCAGGAACGGCTGTGCCGGTTTATCCGAAGGGAGCGTGTTCAGCTCGAGCGCTGGCAGGGCGGTCGCGACGTCGCTCGTCGGAGGTGGCAGGTAAACATCGCCGGAGTAGTGCGGCTTGCTTCCGAAGTTGTCCAGCTGTTCAACGGTGTGTCCAATCGACTCGATCAGTCCCTGCGGGACCGGAGGACGGTACGCGATCGGTTGACGGGGGGGAGCAATCGGACCGGACCAAGGCTTCAAGTTTCCACTGATGCTGCCGTGGGAGATGCCCAGACCCGGGTAGGAGGAAATCGATGGTCGGTGATGGGGTGCGCCGTACAGCGGGGAAGGCGGGAACTGGATCTTTGGCGGGGGTGGTGGCAGGGGCTTCACGAACGTTGGCTTGTAGTGGCCTGGGGCGTACGAGTCGGCTGGGGGAGCGCCGTAAGAGTCAGAGATGAAGTTGGAGTGAACCTGGAATAGATTTTCATCGAATTAGAGCTGCTCATCAGCACAGTCAAGACACAACCTACCTCAAAGCTGTTTCCCTTGGACAGTTCCAACGAGCCGTGAAGTTCCGCACTTCCCGATCCGCTGCTGCTGAACGATGGTCCCGGTTCGACGCGGGGCAGTTGCAGTCCCAGATCGCCTCCGGCGAGCAGTTGGTTTCCTCCGGCCAAAAAGTCCCCACTTGGTGGTGGTCCGTACGAAGATTCCGGCGAGTGCACTTCCTGGTGCTGAAGTTCGTTGTGGAATTCATGGTGAATCTCCTGGTGCTGGTGGTGGCTTTGTACAACTGGTCCGGCAATTGGTTTCCATCCGTCGCACTTGATCTCTGGTGGGGTCGGAGGGACGTGCACGGACGAGTGGTGGCCGAAGGACTGCTGGGCGGTGAAGATGGGCTTAGGGGGGCCGTACACGGGTTTGGGGGCCGACGGAGGGGGTCCGTACGCGGGCTTTGGAGGTGGGCCGTAGACGGGCTTGGGGGCTGGTGCAGGGAACGATGGGACGCCGTAGGATGGTTTCTGAGTTTTTGAAAGATTGAAGGAGAAAAATCAAATGATTGCATCCACAACAGAAAGCTGAGATGATAACTCTACCAATTTGAAATGATAGAGATAGTGGCGGCCGTTCCGGGAGAGGCTCAGATACAGTCAGTCTGTGCTCTGTTTCCTCTCGCAAGGCGCTGTCCTGCTGTGGTTGAACTTACCGGGAACGACTGCTGATGCTGCGGTGGTCCGTAGACGGGCTTTGGCGCCTGAGGCGGTCCATAGTGGGGACTCGGTCCGTGGTGCGAAAACGATTGCTGCTGATGGTGATGTTCCTCACCGCCTCCGAAGCCGAACGTCGAGAAGAGCGACTCCAGGAAGGACGACTGATGCTGCTGCGGCTTCCTCGGTGGTGGGCCGTGCGagaagtgctgctgctgctgctggtggtgatgctgctggtggtgtACCTGCGGGGGTGGTCCGTACGCGGGTCTTGGCGGTGGATGGTAGGCGGGTCGGGCGGGGGCCGCCGGTGGACCGTACTCGATGTTGATCTTCGGTGGTCCAAAGTGTTGCACCGGGACGCCGTACTCCTTGTGG from Culex quinquefasciatus strain JHB chromosome 3, VPISU_Cqui_1.0_pri_paternal, whole genome shotgun sequence includes:
- the LOC6049307 gene encoding extensin, whose product is MSNTSHYMVCCKNKESVQTLRPSALLVCALVLTTATQAVVNSEAQRREAPLAIADTYGVPPSSSGALSSPELPTPIYGAPAAGHYPPPPPDVPPPPSGPIVPHKEYGVPVQHFGPPKINIEYGPPAAPARPAYHPPPRPAYGPPPQVHHQQHHHQQQQQHFSHGPPPRKPQQHQSSFLESLFSTFGFGGGEEHHHQQQSFSHHGPSPHYGPPQAPKPVYGPPQHQQSFPKPSYGVPSFPAPAPKPVYGPPPKPAYGPPPSAPKPVYGPPKPIFTAQQSFGHHSSVHVPPTPPEIKCDGWKPIAGPVVQSHHQHQEIHHEFHNELQHQEVHSPESSYGPPPSGDFLAGGNQLLAGGDLGLQLPRVEPGPSFSSSGSGSAELHGSLELSKGNSFEVHSNFISDSYGAPPADSYAPGHYKPTFVKPLPPPPPKIQFPPSPLYGAPHHRPSISSYPGLGISHGSISGNLKPWSGPIAPPRQPIAYRPPVPQGLIESIGHTVEQLDNFGSKPHYSGDVYLPPPTSDVATALPALELNTLPSDKPAQPFLTQHQLPEAQHQIQEPRYHQQQSEIVSLATDCGHGPQDFGATSSGSASFSSSDVSNSLDSSYGPPASGEYRTGHQLHQSSEHQHQVSTSSLPGLDGGISGLELVSAQKSQSLTIPVTGQHGTYQLQFQSADPLGSGHGSGSAPHEQILSEGLLQSILSAIEQPQQGGFHQDEQSYDPNIDHSEVSVFLKSAEGQKTLADHPHKR